A stretch of DNA from Excalfactoria chinensis isolate bCotChi1 chromosome 6, bCotChi1.hap2, whole genome shotgun sequence:
AGCATAAAGAGTTCAGAACAAAATAGATTTTGTTAAGTAtgatggaaaaattaaaaaatcatggATCAAATGCAGTAGTGATATGACGTGAAGAATCCTCACAAACAATGAAGTGTGTGTATGACTGGAGTTTCCTCCACTGAGTTCACCAAATCTTATTTCTCTTGCAAAAACAACCTACTGAGAAGAAGCTCAGTGAGATTTCCCCTTCACTGCTCCCCCTTCTGACAGAATGATACTTGCCTACGCCAGTAAGGACACTGTGACTTGGCCTGAGGTATATGTGCAATTTGAAGCATACAACATTGTACAGCTATAGAAAAGTAAGACCGAAAAAGCCCTCAAGTAGGTATTCATTCCATCCTTCTGCCCCAGGTTCCAGCTCCAGATTAACTTGACAGATCTTCCTTTGAAAGACTTCAAGAACAAGAAGAAGTTTCAGAGCCTCCTAAGGCAATCCGGCCTGCACCTTGCTATGGTGGCTGTTATAAAACGTCTGGGGAGTTTCAAAACAAGCGTCTTTTGCTTCAGCTGAGGATCACTTTCCCTCCTGCACTCACAGTGCAACATAACACTTTTTTCTCACAACCATCCTTTTATGTGCTGGAATAACAGTCATATAAGCCAGAAGGGGTCTGAACAGCAGACTATGCTTTCCTTGCTCCAGCAGCTTTCCCCAGCTCACTGCAAACTAATCACTAGCCTCCACGGGGCCTACCCACAtgcataaataaaatgcatatttaaatatCTTGCTGAACTGGGGACTTCATTCCCAGCATTGCCCAAGGCTGTTTAACACATGCTGGTCCAGTTTAATTGCACAACACTTCAGTTAATTGCTGTTTTGATAATAACAATCTGGCAGTTTTGCAGATGTCTTTAAACTTGTAACTGCAGGTAAAAACTACCGCATTTTGCTGGTAAACGACAACCAGTGCCAACTGGTAAAGCTCATATACCTGACCAACAGGCAACATTTAACTTTTAGTTTCATTAGGTATTTACTTAAACAGTGCAGGCATCAAAATTGTGCACTGGAAACTGATTTTCTTAGTATTTCCAGAAGTAAATTATTTTGCCAACAGTTGTATCCAATACCTAAGGCTTACTGAGATACTGATACATACACATATGTCAGACTCATGAATAGAAGGTTTGATATCCCTCaatcacagtaaagaaaatgtgGAAGAGAGAAGAACATCTGTAACAGCGAATGCATGCCAGAAATACACAatcaaacaaagaaatcaacaaGCCAACACATGTacctaaaatattaaaaagaagctGTAGATAAACAGAGATCAAGTGGGAAAAAATGCAATGGAAACAGAGATTGAGCAAATGCCAGAGACAAGAGTAGTCAGCTCATGTGGAGGAGGTTAATGAACTACAGATGGGACTGGAGTTTATAGGGACTACCAGAATGACACATTCCTACTTCTATTCTTTAGCTTACAGTAGCTGTTTTCAGCGTGAGTGGAATCCCTCTGCTTTCCCTAAAATAAATGCACTGTGCCCAGACAGCTGAACAAACTAGTAAAAAAAGATAAGTGCTGAGGAGCAAAGAAGCGTACAGTGTAATATGAGGATGTACAGCTCCCAACTTATAAACAGCTTATTAATAAACAagcatgtgatcaaatacaAGAGAACTGTTTGTTGTGTATTTGTCTGCATGTGAATTAATCCCAGAATATTTCTGTATGAAGCACTTAAGGAAGGTTAGTCATGCTCAGTTTCACAGACTCAAGAGGCAGGGTACACGTTAGGTAATGCTCCAGGATGGTCTATCTGTGATCTGTCTGTTGATCTCACTCCAGCAGAGTCTTTCAAGAGAAAACCTGTCAATGCACACCCATGTGCTGAGTTACTACCGAGTATTTGATGAAATGATGAAATACCATATTCAGGCATATGTTATCCAATACAATGTTTGTAATTATAACTCAATGAAAAATGCACTAAGCTTGAAAACATCAAAACCTAAGTAACTtctttcagctgtaaaaggTGATTTCCAGTTGCAGGAGCGTCATGACTGCCGTCAAAGAGGCTGACAAAGAGAGCTTCTTCCACAACTACTGACATATGTGATTAATGTTACTGATGCCGGGAGTTCAAAGCTGTGCAGTCTACTGATATGAAAATGTCCCCAGATAAAGTGGACAGCAGTTTCTAATCCGGCTCACTGaacaattttctttctattcttgcTACCATTTCAGCACTCCTGGACAAATGTTCTCCACCCAAACGTGCTGAGGGGGCTGGCTGCACTCTTCCACATTATGCTGATACAATCAGTCAGTAGAAGTATCTCAACACCACATGAAACAGTGCTGTTAGCTGACCCCACCTGACACACTTCTGCGAACTTCCTCAAGGACAACAAACAGCCTTGCAAAAACCCACTTACTTCTGCAGACATCCAACATGAGGCCAGTTCTGCTCCactttacagaatcacagaatggtctgagTTGGgtgggacctttaaaggtcagctagcccaactcccctgcaatgaacagggacacctacagatACATTTTGAATCACTAGGAGGTTTCACCATGACTTCAGTGTCACGAGGCCTAAATCCAACACATTCATGTGGTATGAAATGAGTATAATTGCTATAACTCTCTAGAAAAGCTCCTTCTGTACACCTACATGGATAAAGGGGTTCAACACACAGttatttcagataaaaaaaCATAGAAAGGAAATTTGCACCGAAATTACTTTGTAAATAACCAGAACATTCCAGTTAGCtcacaaacactgaaataatcaATTTGAGATGAGCCATAGCTGACATAAACAACGTGTCCTACTCAAGAAACAGGAAAGCCAAAAGTCAGCACACGCATGAAATGAACAGAATGGGACACAAGCGTTCTTGTTGCGTCCTCACAGCTCAGCGTTCTGAAAGGATGACTGATAAACAAGTATTTACTTAGTTCTCACTGTCTGCAAGTAGACTTTTAACTCTTGACTTTCAAAGAAACTGCCTCAATCTTTATATTAAAAGTGTGTTGCTTACCTTTTCACAACTGCTgatgggttgttgtttttttctaatccagctgtgctcagaAGGGATTTTGTCTGCACAAATAATATGCAGCCATACCCCATCAATTACACCAATAATAACACTTCAATTATCAGGTAAGTTATTAACTGTATGaacaggaaaatgggaaaaaacaaaacaaaaccaaaccccatTCAACCAGCTCTCCCACAAGTATTTTGAATTCTGAGCCTGGTCTGCAGCATGAGCATAGTTAAGTATTTGACAGCATGGCCACTCCGAAACCTCAGCTAAGTGAATGGCACTTTACTGACACCCGTATCCAAAGATGGAAAATTCTCTGTACACCACATTCATACTTCATCCTTAGGAAAACACCTTTAAGTTTTGACTTCATAAGGGTTTCTCCAGCCTCAGATAAATgagttattttgtttcttaataaaGCGAAGGAAGTGTATTTTCAAACCCTGCATGCTGACACAGCAGTTTGGGAGGGAAGGAGGTGCGGCTCAGTATTATGGATACTTCTCTAAAACAAGCCTTAATAATGGATGTTGATGAAGTGGTAACAGACAAGAATCACTGATGTCTACATTCAGAGCCACAGTGAGACCCCAAGGAGTTCAGGAAGAATGTAAGGCGTGCATCGTCACATGTGCTTatctgcttgctgcagcattTGATTTGCACGCCAGCATGGCACCCACAGGGTAGTGCATGCTACCCATCCATAGTCCTGCACTCCACAGGTAACAGACCTCAGGTTACCTCCATCAACACTTGCAATCAAGCCATGCCTGCACTTTTAGCTTCAccagtcagcagcacaggtaaaTGTTATCAGTTTACAGGGTACAGCATAAAATGAACTTATGTACAAGGAtgtcagaaaatgaagcaactCTTCAAACTCCACTACAGCCCTTGTCAATTTAGTTTAACTACCGCAGTGCCAGGCAGTAGAATAAGAGACGTTACGAGCTTCCAAATTCTGGCTTCACTATGCTTCTGCCAAGCACACAATGACTCTGCTCAACTGAGTGATGTCTGTCTCTCTCAGACACAACTGTGTTCTGACAAACACCAAGGAGTCTACTTTTCCCCAGTAACCGCTGAGCAAGTTGCACGAACCTCTGTTACTTGAGAACACGGGACATTAGGACACCAAGACCAAGACAGATTTCACCCACAATTTCTACAAGAACTTCTTCACTCCAATCTCATTCTAAAAGTTGAAACTTACTTTTTACACGAGGATGCAAGCAAGCCCAATTTAACAGCTACCTTGAGTGAGCATTGCATGttccttaagaaaaacaacacctaATACCTTTAACATGCATATATGGTTAGACCATCACACATGACAAAAGGCTGAACCAGGTACTAGTCTGGGCATGGGTTTAGATTTAAAAGGCttaaattttcttaaaataatgatCATTCAGTTCCCCACCAAAGACAAAAAGACTGAAGGTCTGTTTATTGTTTCCTTTCACTGCCTGCTAGTCTCATAAAGACTTCAAACACTGTAATTTTTGGCATGACTATGTCAGAGAAAATCCCACATgcagacacaaaaataaaaggcattctTATGTCGTTCCCTTTTATTAGCTCTGTGCCTCACCCACCTGGTTATTCTCACATGCAGCAGCAAGAACTAGGAAGACCAACTCAGCTGGCTCTTACATTATTATCATTTGTACTGGCAAATTGCAGTACCTCTTGGCTGCAATAAATTaactcagttttccttttctagaCAGGTACCTTgaaaattgaaggaaaaaagaaaggggttGTCCAAGCAAACCccaaaatgcacagcagaaagagcagcacAATTCTACTCTTGCTTTAGCTTTATGCTGATGTCATTCTAAGGACACCAGTGTAACTACTGGACATTTGCACTATTACAAATGCAGAATCTGTATCTCGAGGTCAAATTCTGTTGTAGTCTAAACTGGTTTTACTCTGGGAATATATGCAGCCgttcctttaaaatatttacacgGCTATAAACAAGTCAGAACATTTTTGAGGAATGAATTGCAGCCATTAAAAACACAGCCCAAGGCCTGTGCTGAAGTGGGTAGGAActgaaacatttctgcagcagttgGTGGTTGGATGCTCAAAAACACTCCACCCTGCTGCCCCAAGCAAGAGAAAACATGCAGACAGTGCAGAGTACTTCATGCGTCAGGATACATCATTTGGCTTTAAGCAAGATCAAtagatttcagaaaataagaaaaggggACAATGAATAAGTGCCTCAAGACTTTGTACGTTGACTAACATCTCAATTAGTCAATGGCAATGCTTAGAGAAAAAAAGGCCCAGCTCTTGTGCCCAACAAGCTGTTAAATGGAAGTTCTGGCACTCTGAAAACATTCCTGGTGCCTTCGAAGAGAAGAATCTGTAAAGGTCAACCCCTCAGTTGGTATCCTTCACTGTTACCCTCCACTTTGGATGTGCTACAACAGATAATGCCATAGAGGACCATAACATGCTCTTGTCATGTCAGCACCGATGTTTAAGCCCTACTGCTTCTCCAGAAATGTAAGGTTAATGAAAGAGACCTTAAAAAGAGAATATCCTTCACTTGTGCTGGTGAGTATCTGCCATTCAACCGGTATAAACTGAAAAAGCCCAATCAAGAAAGCCTCATCGCTAGAAAaccaaataaaggaaaactaaGGAGCTTTCCTAGAGGCCCTTCATAGAAACAAGTTTTTCTGAAGGGAAGCAGTATGCTCAGCAAACACATCTCGCTAATTTTATTACCTGGTACTCAATTTCCtataattttttcctttaattctgcataactcaaaccattctgaccacaaaatgaataaaaagtaaTCAAACAGTAGCTATTATAATAGCTTAACTGTATGCACACATTGGTGAGATTAACCAAACTGTTGCAAACTGCTCCTCAGTAAGCCATAGACATGCCAATATGAGTATCACATGGATAATCTCTTTTTCCTTGAGGGAAACAGACGTGTAGTTTTTGAGAGGAAGCTGTTGGTCTGACTTCTGTTTGCCATTGCTAAGATGTGGATAACACAATATCAAACACTACGGCATTCCTGCAATATAAGTTCTGGACAGTGACTTGAGATGACTCCAGCTCAGTCTCAGGCCTCCTGCCCAATCCTCAACCAGTCACATGCTTTTGCAACACTGCTCACACATGTAAGCACAAAGTAAATCCCTAGAAAAACTTGGTACACACAGCTGAACGCTTAACACTAACTTGAAGCAGAACCTCCTCCTAGAGCGAATACCCATCAGTGAACACTAAGagtaacatttccttttctctcctctgtgcATTAAATTAAATGCATGAACCTTACATGTGGTGCCATCCTTCTATACCCACAGTCTCCACCTCACTGGAATCCTCACCTGGGGTGGGGCACACGGGCGTTGCTCTAATAAGGCAGCAACGATAATGCACAGCATGACTTTTTCATGCGTTATGTTCTTGTAAAACCTTACTGGAATCTCAGCTGGCAAATGATCTAAAATCTTAAGCtttctgttgttcttgtgcAACTCAACCGTTAGCATGTCTGTACAACAGAGCATGAGTAATTTAAAACTGGGACCATCCCTGAGACAGAAGGAAACATGTTGTGAAGCTGGGGATGTGTTTTCTCAAAGCTCCAGTGCATTTGAAATCCATCTGAACTGATCCATTCGCAGTAGAAGTTCCTTAAGCAATCTCACTGTTTTACTTGAAAAGTCcccccctctttctttcttaaacatACTTTAAACATATGACATAAATTTAGCCATAACAGACCATCAAAAGTGCCAGGTCACACCAGGGTTTAAAAATGCCTCACAGCACAGTTGCCTCAAGCAACAGGGGAGATATTACATTGTATTTTTTCTGCACAGTTACAATTGATCATATGGTTTAAACACATAACCTAACATCAAACTAACGCTGATACTTCACATGGCTAAACATTTGTCTCACACACAAACAACCTAACAGCATTCCAGTCTCCCAGACCAACTTACAATAAGGTTGTGAATGCTTTGATACCTTTACAGTTGATGTTATGAGAGAAAAAGGTTGTACTGGCACTGTGAAATTCTATTCGAAATAAATAAGCATACCTAGGGTCAAACTGCTAACACTACCTAAACTGAGCTTACTCACCTCAATGCAAGACTGCATCTTGTCTCCATACAGCTGGAAGTCCAGCATCCTCCTCTATGGCTGCCTGGAGCAATCTGGCAACAAACTTCTGTCgttctgctgcagaaattagGGACATGATCTACGAAGTCTGTGCAGGTGTTCCTGCTCCAtgtgctcagctgcagccagtGCAGCAGGAAGGACTGACACAGCATGTGGGAGTAATCATTATGGCCATTTTTTATCATTGTCTCAGTTCTAGCAGTTatactaaataaaaacaaacaaatcttaTGTAGATCAGTATCGGGAAATATTAAAGTCTGTGGGGAAACCTGCAGCTTTTCCCCTTTTATGAGGAGACAGCATCTGATGTAGAAGGTGCTTTGCTGGAGGCAGAGCCGTGGCTCCCTTGGCAGTGCTGAAATGCCAGGCCCGACCTCAGCCTACAACCTGCAGTGTGGAGCACGCCATGTTGATTCCGGGGCCCCTCTCCCTGAGGTAGGAGTACGTGCAGCAAGATGGCGGCCAGCCTCAAGCAAGGCCTAGGCCAGGAGGCAGCGTGCCGATGCTGGCCTAGAAGACACAGCAAGCTAGCTCAACTGCAGCAGAAGCGTGTATGGGATCCACACAGATATCCTGCACTGGATATTCCACAAGTCCAGCTCTGCCGAGCAGATCCACAAGAAAACCAAGCCTTGCCAGCATCCTCCTTCCTGATCACACGCACGACCTTAACGCACCGCACTCCTCACTACGCCTTCCCCTTCGCGCAGGCGCAAAGCCCCCTCGCGCCCCGCCCACCGGCCCGGAAGCGGGAAATTGAAGCGCAGCCGGCGGGTCGTTCGGGCGGTGGAGGGGTTGTGTGCGTTGTTTTGCTCGGagtgtttctcttctcttcGTGCTGCTGCGGCCCGGCCTGACTCCTGCTTCTCTAAGGGGGCGGAAGGCCTCTCGGGGAAGGCTGCCGGGGGCTGTAAGCGGGGTTCCAGGCACGCAGCGCCAGGGGCCGGCCTGGTGTGCTAAACGCAGTACTGAGTGCCCCTCAGTGCTCGCAGGCTTTATAAAGGGGCTTCTGTTTTGAGGCTCCCGTTTGCAGTTTTTAGGTAAGCTGAGGCTGTAGCTGGCAgtttcccagctgcagcttggTCGTTAGCAGGTGGCTCATCAGCACTAAGCCAAGTCACAGTGCCAAATCAGCGCACAGCTGGCTCGACCTTTGAGTCAGACATGCAGCAGGGATCGCTGAGGTTAAGAAAATACAAGTTCTCTTGCTCCCCTGTAACAACCTGTAaccattagaaaataaaacctagTATTTCTTACTAGAGCTTTTTACTCATTTCTGCAGCCATGCGGCTCGCTATAATCGGGTGAGAACAGCAACACGCAATTTGTTTTGCAACAGGAACTACTATCTGCCTTGAGATGGAGGAAGCAGCGAGTGATAAACTGACGTCTTTATGCCATACACCAAAGGCTTCTGGGACAGCAGCTCCACAGAGGACTAGTtcaggaaaacaggtattctgcaCGGATAGAAAGTTCTTTAAAATTTGATCAAAGAcaagtggttgttttttttctttctttttcattttctttagccAATGAGTGCAACTCTAAGGGAACGATTAAGGAAAACAAGACGTTCGTTTAATGCTACTTTTACAGCGGCAAAGCAGCTCAAGGTAGACCCTGAAGAAAAAGACTGTGCAGATGTTGACAGTGGGTATCCGCCAAAGATAAGCATGGATTGTTCCACATTACAAGATGGTTCCGGATGCCTGGAAAGAAACTGCGCTGGAAATACTTATTTCAGAAATCCGTTACAGGAAAACAATCTCTGTGAATCAGCAGGGAATGGGGTAAGGGTTGATCTTAGTCAGCAGCAGTCTATAGAAGAAAAAGTAAGGCTGATGAAACaagtgaaagagaaggaagaactaCTTCGAAGGCTCAAACTGGTCAAGATGTACCGATCTAAGGTAAGGACAACCTCTAGAAAGCACTTCTACATCACTCTTTGAAGTGGAATTAGGTGGTGTTTGTATATTAGCTCAGTTTAAAGCATTTGATTAAAATAGTTCTGCGGGGTactaaaatcatttttcatttgcagaaatgctgttgttctttctgttttgtttttaaatcccaATTCCAGAACAACCTGTCTGACCTGCAGGCTTTGATAGTGAAATGGAGAAGCAGTACCCAGCTGATGCTGTATGAGCTGCAGTCGGCCTTTTCTGCAGATGGCAAGAAAGTGAGTCTCAGTCAGCTGATAGATACTTTTGGATTGGAAGACCACTTATTGCActacagcagaacagaagaagaTTTTGTAGACACATAATCTACTGGTGCAAACTTTCAGTTACACGCATGCATAAGCAAAAAAGACTGAATGGACTGATAAACTAAAGTGTTGATTGGACAATGGACTTCGTTTTGGTAAGAGGTTTTCTCATGAGAGCTTGTAAAACTGTGTTTAGATGTGGTCAGCATTGTAAAAACCGTTACTTTATAGTAAAAACTGAACTTATGCGGACTGTTCTGGAAAACTGGCTAGAGAGGTAGGTCAGTGAATTACTTAAAGGGAAATGAAATCAAGTAATACTTTAACAGGTAGAAGGCAGACAGTTGTTTGATTAGTCTTTGTGGTTTTAAGACAGAGTGCAAGTTCAAATCTATTATCATTTCTGTTGATGGTCAGATGGGGAGAAGGGTTCAGTTCTTTGCTCATCTTTCACATTTGTTCCTGCTGCCCGTCAGTTAATGACGGCATTTTGCAAGTCAGGTAAAGATAACTTAATGTTTATGTTAATATTCTGGAACTGCAATTAGATGTTCTTAATAGCTTTAATTATTGCTAAAGGAAATATGCCATAATGGCACTGATCCTTATCCAGCCAGTCATTTTTAGGGGAACTCCCACTGCTTTTGGTAatagaaaggagaggaagaaaactgcaaCTGCTGTCTGCTGTACTCGCTCATCTAAGAGCTGAGGCATTCTCTGAGGTTCTTCAATTACAGCATCATTTACCTTTCTGCAGTAACACTATATaaaacttcagcatttcatttattctcCAATAAACGTTGTCTTCTCAAAATGTTTTACTCTTATTATTTCAACTCAAAATTGCTTACTTTCTCATTTCTATGCATGTATTGTGATttgcctgcttttattttccttcttttatccGCTGTAACAGTGTATAGGTCTGTACTTGATCTaccctgcttcctgctgcaaatatatatttttttaatgcaacccCATTTCTTATTTGCTGTATCTTAACAGTTTTGTTTATATGTGGCAATTactcattaataaagatgtaaTTTTGTACGTACcctgagggaagggaaaagaaagtcacAGATGAAGTAGTTCACTTTAATGTTTTTAGGGATCATTAAATTGAAGTTTGCAGCCACAGTTTACTTTTAGGAATACTGAATGGCACTGCCACTGCCAACAACCTTTATTACTGATCACATTTTGGgtattaataattatttcttgTGCCTCTTTAGCTTACTGAAACAAGATGATGGGACTTCCTTTTGGGGGCTGTTACTGTTACTTCTAAGGAAGTTTcagcaagaagcaaaaaagCTTGCAGGAAGAATGGGGATGTAATTAGAAGCCTTGAAAAACCTCTGAGGTGATTAAGCAAAAGTGTTTATAAGGCAGTCAAAACAGAAGTACTTTTCATTACAGGTAGAGGATTTTGCTAAACCAAGATATCAAAGCTATGAATGCTCTCACAGAGAAATACTTTTAGATTTTATGGGAGTTTATGAAAGGTAGAGACAAATCTGACACGAAGCATGGAACAGGGAGGTGGTAATTTGCAGATGCAAATGTACTGCTTTCTTTTAGTACTTCACAACCTACAACCACATGTGAAAGAAATAGAGCAGGTGTATTTCTATCATTCTACAAGTTAATCTGTCACTTATTTCCTGTAAAAAGCTGTATGGTTTATATAATCAAAAGAGCaggaatgcaaaagaaaaaacaatgtaGGAAAGCTGAGGTACAAAACATATGAAACAAATGTATCTTTCAACGTGAtgttattttagaagaaatagaagaacagcagaagatgttaacagaagaaaatgtttgctgaaAGACAAGTCCAGAGAGAAAAGGTGGATGCCCAAATTCATCTACCAGGATTGGGAATTTTAAAGAATAGGGAATGTTTTTGATCTTAATCTTTCAGCTTTTGCTTGAAGAATTCCAAGGTGTTCTTCCTGTTTCTCTATGAGATTTCGTAGATGTTTCTGCTTCAGAATCTCCTGGTAACGCCGCTTTGCAATCCTTTCAGAAATGTGCTGCATGTCTGCATAAAACAATATATGAGTCAGCCTGTACATAGGAGGGGATGCATAGTCTATAAATATATTGGGCTCACTCCGGGTTTGTTCCAATTTCTGTACAAAGTAAGCACACATTTTTCCAAAAGGCT
This window harbors:
- the SFR1 gene encoding swi5-dependent recombination DNA repair protein 1 homolog isoform X1 yields the protein MEEAASDKLTSLCHTPKASGTAAPQRTSSGKQPMSATLRERLRKTRRSFNATFTAAKQLKVDPEEKDCADVDSGYPPKISMDCSTLQDGSGCLERNCAGNTYFRNPLQENNLCESAGNGVRVDLSQQQSIEEKVRLMKQVKEKEELLRRLKLVKMYRSKNNLSDLQALIVKWRSSTQLMLYELQSAFSADGKKVSLSQLIDTFGLEDHLLHYSRTEEDFVDT
- the SFR1 gene encoding swi5-dependent recombination DNA repair protein 1 homolog isoform X2; protein product: MEEAASDKLTSLCHTPKASGTAAPQRTSSGKQPMSATLRERLRKTRRSFNATFTAAKQLKVDPEEKDCADVDSGYPPKISMDCSTLQDGSGCLERNCAGNTYFRNPLQENNLCESAGNGVRVDLSQQQSIEEKVRLMKQVKEKEELLRRLKLVKMYRSKALIVKWRSSTQLMLYELQSAFSADGKKVSLSQLIDTFGLEDHLLHYSRTEEDFVDT